One part of the candidate division KSB1 bacterium genome encodes these proteins:
- a CDS encoding RluA family pseudouridine synthase, with the protein MSPTHYTIVVPTQHERQRLDRFLHQELPHLTRARIQRLIQEGNVKVGGATSKPGHRVRPQELIEVTVPEPKKLEILPEAIPLHILYEDEHLLVLDKPAGMVVHPAFANYTGTLVNALLAHCQHLSGIGGVQRPGIVHRLDKETSGVMVVAKSDEAHVSLSQQFATRQIQREYRAVVWGHFRVPTGRIETLLRRSPKNRLRMTVSRQGKLAVTNYEVLEKFRLLSLVRLTLGTGRTHQIRVHMAYIGHPVFGDATYGGRSKKLSGLSRENVAFAVKLLKQFNRPALHALSLGFVHPISKEHMYFEAPLPDDFVRLLAMLEQAS; encoded by the coding sequence ATGTCGCCTACCCACTACACCATAGTCGTCCCCACTCAGCATGAACGCCAGCGGCTCGATAGGTTTCTTCATCAAGAGCTTCCGCACCTCACGCGTGCTCGCATCCAACGCCTCATCCAGGAAGGCAACGTCAAGGTTGGCGGCGCTACCAGTAAGCCGGGCCACCGCGTCCGCCCGCAGGAGCTGATAGAAGTCACCGTCCCTGAGCCAAAGAAGCTGGAGATCCTGCCTGAAGCCATCCCTTTGCACATCCTGTACGAGGACGAGCATCTGTTGGTGCTGGACAAGCCAGCAGGGATGGTCGTGCACCCGGCCTTTGCCAACTACACCGGCACTCTGGTCAACGCCCTTCTGGCTCATTGCCAACATTTGTCAGGGATCGGCGGCGTACAACGACCCGGGATCGTGCACCGTCTGGACAAGGAGACTTCGGGGGTAATGGTGGTGGCCAAGAGCGACGAGGCCCATGTGAGTCTCTCGCAGCAATTCGCCACGAGGCAGATTCAGCGTGAGTATCGCGCGGTGGTCTGGGGACATTTCCGCGTGCCCACAGGCCGCATTGAAACGCTGTTGCGCCGGAGCCCCAAGAACCGCTTGCGCATGACCGTGTCAAGGCAGGGTAAACTCGCGGTGACCAACTACGAGGTGCTGGAGAAATTCCGTCTGCTCAGCCTGGTGAGGTTGACGCTGGGAACAGGCCGCACCCACCAGATCCGGGTCCACATGGCCTATATCGGGCACCCTGTCTTCGGGGACGCGACCTACGGCGGAAGGAGTAAGAAGCTTAGCGGCCTCAGCCGCGAAAACGTGGCCTTTGCCGTCAAGCTCCTTAAGCAGTTCAATCGGCCGGCTCTGCACGCGCTCAGTCTGGGCTTTGTCCACCCTATTTCGAAGGAGCACATGTACTTCGAGGCTCCCCTGCCGGACGACTTTGTTCGACTGTTAGCTATGCTGGAACAGGCTTCTTGA
- the lspA gene encoding signal peptidase II: MTATRLKVLSYAALVFVVDQATKAIARAWLPRERPIPIIGDLVRLTYVENPGIAFGIRVGGGPLFTALIALVSMMLLVYMLRSRSAGTTEQVALAITFGGALGNLTDRLLFGKVVDFIDVDFPDFLMSRWPVFNVADAAVTIGIVVLIALVLFDSSSHSPRKRTAEGPAV; encoded by the coding sequence TTGACTGCAACACGACTGAAGGTTCTCAGCTACGCGGCCCTGGTCTTTGTCGTTGATCAGGCAACCAAGGCGATCGCCCGGGCCTGGCTGCCCCGTGAGCGTCCCATTCCGATCATAGGTGACCTGGTGCGGTTGACCTACGTCGAGAACCCGGGCATTGCTTTCGGTATTCGGGTCGGAGGCGGTCCACTTTTTACCGCGCTGATCGCGCTCGTGAGCATGATGCTGCTCGTTTATATGCTCCGCAGCCGCTCAGCAGGCACCACCGAGCAGGTCGCGTTGGCTATTACCTTTGGCGGCGCACTGGGCAATCTCACCGATCGTCTCCTTTTCGGCAAAGTGGTGGATTTCATTGACGTCGACTTTCCTGATTTTCTCATGAGCCGCTGGCCCGTTTTTAACGTGGCAGACGCCGCCGTGACTATCGGCATCGTCGTGCTCATCGCGCTGGTCCTTTTCGACAGCTCCTCTCACTCGCCGCGGAAGCGGACAGCCGAGGGGCCGGCTGTGTAA
- a CDS encoding TraR/DksA C4-type zinc finger protein, producing the protein MTKKELEYFKKLILRKREELLKELERLKESGLNSTLKEATGDHSSYSFHMADQGTDTMEREKAFFLASREGNLLYHLDQALERIADGTYGKCVQCGKDIGKERLEAVPHVRLCVECKAKEEKQRQ; encoded by the coding sequence ATGACCAAAAAAGAGCTCGAGTACTTCAAGAAACTCATCCTCCGAAAACGAGAGGAGCTGCTCAAGGAACTGGAGAGGCTAAAGGAGTCGGGGCTAAATTCGACTCTCAAGGAGGCCACCGGGGACCACTCCTCGTACTCCTTCCACATGGCCGACCAGGGCACCGACACCATGGAACGGGAGAAGGCATTCTTTCTCGCCTCTCGCGAAGGAAACTTGCTTTACCACCTGGACCAAGCACTAGAACGAATTGCTGACGGCACCTATGGCAAATGTGTCCAGTGTGGCAAGGACATAGGCAAAGAGCGCTTGGAAGCGGTGCCCCACGTTCGCCTCTGCGTGGAGTGCAAAGCCAAAGAGGAGAAGCAGCGTCAGTAG
- the ileS gene encoding isoleucine--tRNA ligase, which translates to MYKEFSGRVNYPELEKGILDFWERERIFHKSVESRDPANRFVFYEGPPTANGRPGIHHVISRTVKDFVCRWRTMQGYRVERKAGWDTHGLPVEIEVEKKLGIQRKDQVIAYGIERFNQECRKSVFAYKEDWDEMTRRIGFWVDLENPYITYTNDYIETVWWILEQFWHKGLLYQGQKILPYCPRCETPLSSHEVSQGYEEVEDPSIFVKMPVAGQENTYFLVWTTTPWTLLSNVALALHPDLSYVKVNHRGEHLILALDRLSSLDGDYEIEEKVRGEELAGLSYEPLFRYLSTEKRAYYTILADFVSTEEGTGIVHIAPAFGEEDYQVGEQYDLPMLQPVDKSGRFTAEITPWAGMFVKDADPLIIEHLRQRGLLYKEERIRHSYPFCWRCASPLLYYARKSWYLRTSAFKDALIKHNNEIKWYPPEVGKGRFGEWLENNVDWALSRDRFWGTPLNIWVCDSCGEQECIGSVAALMERGGLREVIDLHRPHIDQVTFACRACNGKMHRTPEVLDCWFDSGAMPYGQFHYPFENKELFAQHFPADFISEGIDQTRGWFYSLLVLSTLLFDKPAYKSCVSLGLILDKEGRKMSKHLGNTVDPFDHLNREGADALRWYMLTASAPWLPTRFDPAGVAEAQNKFLDTLVNVYNFFALYANVDGFRPGPERFPVSERSQLDRWLLSTLHSTVRQVNEDLEQYELSRAARRIGEFVIDDLSNWYVRRSRRRFWKSEMGPDKQAAYQTLYEALLTTLRLAAPFVPFVAEELYLRLREGGDSSLLESVHLDRYPTPGEEPCELWDEQLELRMGLVRQIVLVGRALRNQAGVKVRQPLPRLVVVDPAGRKQALLNGMENLLLEELNVKAVQFVSDATALQTRRAEPVFRVLGPKFGARVNNVAQAIRSLSEQQITTLLDKGSLDLPVDSAVVTITPEDVEVVAHQAPGMVVASEGDLTVAIDTTLTEELELEGLAREFVNRVQNTRKEAKFDVVDRIIISCDAQGKLAKAISCLADYIRAETLAKEIVLPEVKGQYVKTWPIGNSLVTIGVSRVTDQ; encoded by the coding sequence ATGTATAAAGAGTTCTCCGGCCGGGTCAATTACCCGGAGTTAGAAAAAGGGATTCTTGATTTTTGGGAACGAGAACGCATTTTCCACAAGAGCGTGGAGTCGCGTGACCCGGCCAATAGGTTCGTGTTCTACGAGGGGCCCCCAACTGCCAACGGGCGACCGGGCATCCACCATGTGATTTCCCGCACGGTGAAGGACTTTGTCTGCCGCTGGCGCACCATGCAGGGGTACCGGGTGGAGCGGAAGGCGGGGTGGGATACCCACGGCCTGCCTGTGGAAATCGAGGTCGAAAAAAAGCTGGGCATCCAACGCAAGGACCAGGTGATCGCTTACGGGATCGAGCGGTTCAACCAAGAGTGCCGCAAATCAGTCTTCGCTTACAAGGAAGACTGGGACGAAATGACCCGGCGCATCGGCTTCTGGGTGGACCTGGAAAACCCGTACATCACCTACACCAACGACTACATCGAGACTGTGTGGTGGATCCTGGAGCAGTTTTGGCACAAAGGTCTCCTCTACCAGGGTCAGAAGATCCTCCCGTATTGCCCGCGGTGTGAGACTCCCCTCTCCAGCCACGAGGTTTCCCAGGGCTATGAGGAGGTGGAGGATCCGTCTATCTTTGTGAAGATGCCTGTGGCGGGACAGGAAAACACCTACTTCTTGGTGTGGACGACCACCCCTTGGACGCTGCTCTCCAACGTCGCCCTGGCTTTGCACCCTGACCTTTCCTACGTGAAGGTAAACCATCGCGGGGAGCACTTGATTCTGGCGCTGGACCGCCTTTCTTCGCTCGACGGCGACTATGAGATCGAAGAGAAAGTCCGAGGCGAGGAGCTCGCCGGCCTAAGCTATGAGCCATTGTTCCGCTACCTGAGCACGGAAAAACGCGCCTATTACACCATCCTTGCGGATTTCGTGAGCACGGAGGAAGGCACCGGGATCGTGCACATTGCGCCGGCGTTCGGTGAAGAAGACTACCAGGTGGGGGAGCAGTACGACCTTCCCATGCTGCAGCCGGTGGACAAGAGCGGACGCTTCACGGCCGAGATTACCCCTTGGGCAGGAATGTTCGTCAAAGACGCGGACCCGCTGATTATTGAGCATTTGCGGCAGCGGGGGCTCCTCTACAAGGAGGAGCGCATCCGGCACAGCTATCCGTTTTGCTGGCGTTGCGCCTCACCTCTGCTGTACTACGCGCGTAAGTCATGGTACCTGCGCACATCGGCTTTCAAGGATGCCCTTATCAAGCATAACAACGAGATCAAATGGTACCCACCGGAGGTGGGCAAAGGGCGCTTTGGTGAATGGTTGGAAAACAACGTCGACTGGGCCTTGTCACGCGACCGTTTTTGGGGTACACCGCTGAACATTTGGGTCTGCGATTCGTGCGGGGAGCAGGAGTGCATCGGGAGCGTGGCTGCCCTCATGGAGCGCGGCGGCCTGCGCGAGGTCATTGACCTCCACCGACCCCACATTGACCAGGTGACTTTTGCGTGTCGGGCCTGCAACGGGAAGATGCACCGGACACCGGAGGTGCTCGACTGCTGGTTTGACTCCGGCGCCATGCCCTACGGCCAGTTCCACTATCCCTTCGAAAACAAAGAGCTCTTTGCGCAGCATTTTCCGGCGGACTTTATTTCGGAGGGAATTGACCAGACCCGCGGATGGTTCTACTCGCTCCTGGTGTTGAGCACGCTGCTCTTCGACAAGCCCGCGTACAAAAGCTGTGTTTCGTTGGGGCTCATTTTGGACAAAGAAGGGCGGAAGATGTCCAAACACCTGGGCAACACAGTGGACCCCTTCGATCATCTCAATAGAGAGGGGGCCGACGCCTTGCGCTGGTACATGCTCACCGCGAGCGCTCCCTGGTTGCCCACGCGCTTTGATCCTGCCGGTGTAGCCGAGGCGCAGAACAAGTTCTTGGACACCCTGGTCAACGTCTACAACTTCTTTGCCCTCTATGCGAATGTGGACGGATTCCGGCCTGGGCCCGAACGTTTCCCCGTCAGCGAGCGCTCGCAGCTGGACCGATGGCTGCTTTCCACTCTGCACAGCACTGTCCGGCAGGTAAATGAGGATTTGGAGCAGTATGAGCTGTCGCGCGCGGCGCGTCGCATCGGCGAGTTCGTCATCGACGACCTCTCTAACTGGTACGTTCGCCGCTCGCGCCGTCGGTTCTGGAAATCCGAAATGGGGCCGGATAAGCAGGCGGCCTACCAGACCTTGTACGAGGCGCTGCTGACTACCCTGCGCTTGGCTGCGCCGTTTGTGCCTTTTGTCGCAGAAGAATTGTACCTCAGGCTGCGGGAGGGCGGTGACTCTTCGCTGCTGGAAAGCGTCCATCTGGACCGTTACCCCACGCCGGGCGAAGAGCCTTGCGAGCTGTGGGATGAACAATTGGAACTGCGCATGGGCCTTGTGCGGCAGATCGTGTTAGTCGGGCGCGCACTCCGCAATCAAGCGGGGGTTAAAGTGCGCCAGCCTTTGCCGCGCTTGGTGGTCGTCGACCCTGCAGGCAGAAAACAAGCCCTGCTCAATGGCATGGAAAACCTCCTCCTGGAGGAGCTCAACGTCAAGGCCGTCCAATTCGTGTCCGACGCCACGGCTTTGCAAACGCGCCGGGCGGAACCGGTTTTTCGGGTCTTGGGGCCAAAGTTTGGGGCCCGCGTCAACAACGTGGCGCAGGCAATCCGTTCCCTTAGCGAGCAGCAGATCACCACTCTCCTCGACAAGGGCTCCCTTGATCTGCCAGTGGATAGTGCGGTCGTGACCATCACCCCTGAAGACGTTGAGGTTGTCGCGCACCAGGCGCCCGGCATGGTGGTCGCCAGTGAAGGCGATTTGACTGTGGCCATCGACACTACCTTGACGGAAGAACTGGAGTTGGAGGGACTCGCCCGTGAGTTCGTCAACAGGGTCCAGAACACGCGCAAGGAGGCAAAGTTTGACGTGGTGGACCGCATCATCATTTCTTGCGACGCGCAAGGTAAGCTGGCCAAGGCCATCTCCTGCCTGGCCGACTATATTCGCGCGGAGACATTGGCCAAAGAGATCGTGCTTCCGGAGGTGAAGGGCCAATACGTGAAAACCTGGCCCATTGGCAACAGCCTCGTAACCATCGGCGTGAGCCGAGTGACCGATCAGTGA
- a CDS encoding purine-nucleoside phosphorylase, with product MQGLRQQLEETTAFIRQHTQIEPEVGIILGTGLGALANEIETDAILPYEQIPHFARSTVEFHAGKLLFGTLGGKRVMAMQGRFHYYEGYSMQQITYPVRLMKHLGAHTLVVSSASGCLNPLFRPGQIVIITDHINLLGDNPLRGVNDESFGPRFPDMSEPYSRALIALAEQVAMEERIWVQKGVYVAMIGPSLETAAEYRFLRTIGADVVGMSTVPEVIVAVHGGMRVLGLSVITDACFADCLKPADINEILRFAKQAEPKLTIIMRKVIERM from the coding sequence ATGCAGGGACTACGGCAGCAGCTAGAAGAAACCACGGCTTTCATCAGACAGCACACGCAAATAGAACCTGAGGTGGGGATCATCTTGGGCACGGGATTGGGGGCGTTGGCCAACGAGATTGAAACGGATGCCATCCTCCCTTATGAGCAGATTCCCCACTTTGCCCGCTCCACGGTGGAGTTTCACGCTGGTAAGCTGCTGTTCGGCACCCTCGGCGGCAAGCGGGTGATGGCAATGCAGGGGCGGTTCCACTACTACGAAGGCTACAGCATGCAGCAGATCACCTATCCGGTGCGTCTCATGAAGCATCTGGGTGCGCACACACTGGTGGTCTCGTCGGCAAGCGGCTGCCTCAACCCCCTCTTCCGCCCAGGGCAGATTGTCATCATCACTGACCACATCAACCTGCTGGGAGACAATCCGCTCAGAGGGGTCAACGACGAGTCGTTCGGTCCACGCTTCCCCGACATGTCGGAGCCCTATAGCCGTGCCCTCATCGCCTTGGCCGAGCAGGTGGCCATGGAAGAGCGAATCTGGGTGCAGAAGGGGGTGTATGTGGCCATGATTGGCCCCTCACTGGAGACTGCTGCCGAGTACCGCTTCTTGCGCACCATAGGCGCCGACGTGGTGGGGATGTCAACCGTCCCTGAGGTAATCGTGGCCGTACACGGGGGCATGCGGGTGCTGGGGCTGTCGGTCATTACAGACGCGTGCTTTGCCGACTGTTTGAAGCCGGCTGACATCAACGAGATTCTCCGCTTTGCTAAGCAAGCGGAACCGAAGTTGACCATCATCATGCGCAAGGTTATTGAGCGAATGTGA
- a CDS encoding DivIVA domain-containing protein translates to MRLTPLEIRKQEFHRSMRGFDVDEVEMFLDMVAEQFETLLRERNALNEEVVKLRTQLRDYQQVEKTLQETLMNAQQNLNESREASRRQAELIVREAELRAEEIVEEARNQLQQLKSELVMLRAEKASFVKRLKQLLQAQVELLDVLSSDDLDLKRVRAALDNEEEEPSEQHEAQPAPEPRIVGLEESSQPATPAAGEQPAAQPKPSGPPPGRLSDEFII, encoded by the coding sequence GTGAGACTGACGCCACTGGAGATTCGCAAGCAGGAGTTCCACCGGTCGATGCGGGGCTTTGACGTCGACGAGGTGGAGATGTTCCTGGACATGGTCGCTGAGCAGTTCGAGACGCTGCTCCGGGAACGGAACGCCCTTAATGAGGAGGTGGTCAAGCTTCGCACCCAGCTGCGCGACTATCAGCAGGTAGAAAAGACCCTGCAAGAAACCCTCATGAACGCGCAGCAGAACCTCAACGAGTCCCGTGAGGCCTCTCGCCGTCAGGCGGAGCTGATCGTACGCGAGGCAGAGCTGCGCGCCGAAGAGATCGTCGAGGAAGCCCGCAACCAGCTGCAGCAACTGAAAAGCGAGCTGGTGATGCTACGCGCGGAGAAGGCGTCATTCGTGAAACGACTGAAGCAGCTCCTGCAGGCCCAGGTTGAGCTCCTCGATGTACTGAGCAGTGACGACCTGGATCTGAAACGCGTACGGGCCGCCTTGGACAACGAGGAGGAAGAGCCAAGCGAACAGCACGAGGCACAGCCGGCACCGGAGCCCCGCATTGTGGGCCTGGAGGAGTCGTCGCAGCCGGCCACGCCTGCCGCCGGTGAGCAGCCCGCAGCTCAGCCGAAGCCCTCAGGACCACCGCCAGGACGCTTGAGTGACGAGTTTATCATCTGA
- a CDS encoding YggS family pyridoxal phosphate-dependent enzyme, with the protein MTAIEDNVRKVRERIAAACARVGRDPREVTVVAVSKTVEVERIRQAIAAGVTVIGENRVQEAWPKVQAIGRGVAWHMVGHLQTNKVKRALECFDLIQSVDSLHLAEEISRRASACGRRVEVFVEVNTSGESSKFGVPPEQAPELVARIAALPGVRVMGLMTVGALLPDPELVRPCFVTLRQVKEEIDRRGIDNVQLRHLSMGMTDDFEVAVEEGATMVRIGRAIFGPRTDGAVGQQPDHVQRICS; encoded by the coding sequence ATGACGGCGATTGAGGACAATGTCCGCAAGGTGCGGGAGCGCATTGCCGCCGCCTGCGCCAGAGTGGGCCGCGACCCGCGCGAAGTGACTGTCGTGGCGGTGAGCAAGACGGTGGAGGTGGAACGCATCCGCCAGGCCATTGCCGCCGGGGTCACCGTCATTGGGGAAAACAGGGTACAAGAGGCCTGGCCGAAGGTGCAGGCCATTGGCAGAGGGGTGGCGTGGCACATGGTGGGGCACCTGCAGACTAACAAGGTGAAGCGGGCGCTGGAGTGCTTCGACCTGATCCAGTCGGTGGACAGCCTGCATCTGGCCGAGGAGATCAGCCGACGCGCCTCTGCCTGTGGGCGCCGGGTGGAAGTGTTTGTCGAGGTGAACACCTCCGGGGAATCGTCTAAGTTTGGCGTACCCCCCGAACAGGCACCGGAGTTGGTGGCCCGCATTGCTGCCCTTCCTGGTGTGCGGGTCATGGGCCTGATGACGGTCGGTGCCCTCCTACCTGACCCAGAGCTCGTCCGCCCCTGCTTCGTCACTTTGCGCCAAGTAAAAGAAGAAATTGACCGCCGCGGCATCGACAATGTCCAGCTGCGGCACTTGTCCATGGGCATGACCGATGACTTCGAGGTGGCGGTGGAAGAAGGGGCTACAATGGTGCGCATTGGCAGGGCCATCTTCGGCCCGCGCACGGACGGGGCGGTGGGTCAACAGCCCGATCACGTGCAACGCATCTGCAGTTGA